The DNA window CAGTGATTTACATTTATCATTTATCAAACAAATGATCTGCAAACAGAGTGGCGAtgagttgtcatggtgatgttcTGTTTTGGTGTTCAGAGACGGAAGAGCAGGAAGCTGAATGGCGAtgagttgtcatggtgatgttcTGTTCTGGCGTTCAGAGacggaagagcaggaagccactgaaggtgctctCATTACCGTCAGCGTCGTCCCAGAGCCTATAGCCTGTCCGTcgaaaacattaaaacaacaaaaaacaactttcatatacttgcaatttgtaatttgcagttcatAAAATACTAACTCACTGATGACACATTACCTGCCGGTATCATCATGTTCACCGCGTCTCCCTGCTCCAGCTGCACAGTCAGGCCACTGGACAGGTAGTTGGGGCGTCCGTCGGTGTCGTAGTCCCAAAGCCACACCAGCCTCTCTCCGTTCTTATTCAGCATGATATGCATGGCGCTCGAGTACGGATCGTCCCTGACGGTGAACCTGCAGTAGggggggtgggcgatatggcaaaaaatgtcatgtctatcttttgaaggaggaaaccaacgcacaccagaggtttcgaggtgcaggtagcgggtagatcagttttttagaagaagatacagcacactcttgtccatcgtactgcaatttattaagaaaacaacgtttcggcccttatggcctttctcaagtttttaacttctcaaaaaacttgagaaaggccatgcgggccgaaacgttgttttcttcataaattgcagcacgatggataagagtgtgcggtatcttcttctaaaaaaTTGTCATGTCAccatttttttaaacttaaaatgTCTATTTAAGTTGTTTTTTATCACGATCGTCCATCGAAAAAATTAAAGCAACAAAAATCAACGTTcatatgcttgcaatttgtaatttgcagttcatAATGATGACACTCATAAATtgcacaattagaatacaatattgtaaagaataaaagtgaagacaacagtACAAGTAAGTACACATCACTCtaatactgatagtaaacatccccactgcaagacgatctattcGATGATACAATCTTGTACTGGATATCACGAttacgatttaatatcgtcatatcgcccaccccttacctgaagtagtagaccccgcTGACTGGAGCAGTGAAGAAGCCAGTCTCGCTGCTGTAGGCCTCTCCTACGTTGGTGATGACTCTACTGAAGACCAAGTTCATGTGATCACTGCCAGCCTGGGTGAATCCCTTGCCCAGGCCTactgagaaggccaccttggtCTTTGCTGCTGCGTTTtcggcctccaaaaccttaacctagaatagaatagagtagagaatagagaagagtagaATCGATTAGAATCAGGGCTGTAATTCTCTAACACACAGTGCAGCAAGTGTTTCATtgccacaggttttttttttttttgggaaacagAAAGGACGTTAAAAATAGCCGAATAATTTACACTTAGGATGTTTTGGGCACAAAACAAATGCATCAGAAACAGGTGGGAGCTGTAGGTCCAGAGTGTCAAACCGGGGATcattgcctttttaaaaaaatgttttaaaaaaggtgcaatgtgtaagatttgtagttgtttatttccgaaaTTTATGTTGCCcagtcactaatgttacctttttcatgaatagcctacttaccaccaccatcaaattctgagtattctttatgactgggaaaattgcatttttcattcatgaaaagggggatcttctacatggtccgccattgtgaatttcgagaaatagacatttttagctgcaaaaatatttGTActagggccatactagaaaatattagttcattatttggtaaactttcatgaaaacattaaatttggcaataggcaacccaggttcaatgagcagcatagttgcagtaccttttttatttaaaggtgctctgtggtgcactgtgtaagatggtggccagtaGGTACTTTAACTATGCTTTAGGGAGTAGGTACtttaactatgctgctcattgaacctgCACTATCTACAGACtactttgatcttttcatgaatatttacagagtaattaactaatatttacaagtatgaccacagtatagtacgttttgcagctaaaaatgcctatttctggaaatgcaaatagcagacaatggagaaggttCCCCCTTTCAATATAAGAAAAGTACAATATTCCTAGGGAATAAAGtgactagaccaggggtgtcaaactcaaattgatggagggccaaaatcaaaagctGGAGTGAAGTTGCGGGAcaaatatgtttattttttaaaaaatgggctaaaattgtgcagacacacacttaatactgatATCTAAATTTCACAGATTCCCGTCGTAGttaaaatgtgcctgcacatattttATTGCATTTGAGTATGATCTGTTTCACTTGCCTGTGCCCATTCAGACTCGTTAGACTGTTAGCGGTAGCATTTACCTCCTCCTGGCTGTATTACAGTACTAGTGTTAGCGGTAGCATTTACCTCCTCCTGGCTGTATTACAGTACTACTGTTAGCGGTAGCATTTACCTCCTCCTGGCTGTATTACAGTACTAGTGTTAGCGGTAGCATTTACCTCCTCCTGGCTGTATTACAGTACTAGTGTTAGCGGTAGCATTTACCTCATcctgtgtgtatttcagtgttaGCGGTAGCATTTACGTAATCCTGGGTGGCAGTACTAGTGTTAGCTGTAGCATTTACCTCATATGGGTATATTAAAGCGGTAGCATTAGCATTAACCTCATTCTGTGTGTATTTAAGTGTTAGCATTAGCATTCACCTCATCCTGTGTGTATTTCAGTGCTAGCGTAACCGTTAGCATTTACCTCTTTCTGGGTGGCAGTACTAGTGCTAGCGGTAGCATTTACCTCATtctgtgtgtatttcagtgttaGCGGTAGCATTTACCTCATTCTGTGCGTATTTCAGTGTTAGCGGTAGCATTTACGTCATCCTGGGTGGCAGTACTAGTGTTCGCTGTAGCATTTACCTCATATGGGTATATTAAAGCGGTAGCATTAGCATTAACCTCATTCTGTGTGTATTTAAGTGTTAGCATTAGCATTCACCTCATCCTGTGTGTATTTCAGTGCTAGCGTAACCGTTAGCATTTACCTCTTTCTGGGTGGCAGTACTAGTGCTAGCGGTAGCATTTACGTTATtctgtgtgtatttcagtgttaGCGTTAGCATTTACCTCATCCTGTGGGTATTTCAGTGTTAGCATTAGCATTTACCTCATCCTGTATGTATTTCAGTGTTAGCGTTAGCATTTACCTCATTCTGTGTGTATTTAAGTGTTAGCGTTAGCATTTACCTCATCCTGTATGTATTTCAGTGTTAGCATTAGTATTTATCCTGTACCTCATTCTGGGTGTATTTGAGTGTTAGCGTTAGCATTTACCTCATCCTGGGTGTATTTCAGTGTTAGCGTTAGCATTTACCTCATTCTGGGTGTACTACAGTGTTAGCGTTAGCATTTAACTCATTCTGGGTGGCAGTACTATTGTTAGCGGTAGCATTAGCATTTATCCTGTACCTCATCCTGTATGTATTTGAGTGTTAGCGTTAGCATTTACCTCATTCTGGGTGTATTTCAGTGTCCCcctcagctccaccaccatgtctcggagttccttcagctcagcggAGACGTCCAGCTCTCCACACTGAactccacacatggagaacagcagcaccagcagtgagatggcagccctcatcctaaacacaaaacataacaaaaacacataaaatgttgacatgatcatctacaaatgcttgacgatcaaaGGCATGTTACAATGCCccaatacaatacagtgtacagcaggggtactcaattaaatgtcaacgagagggccagtttttcaaattcctcccagtaaaggggccgaactatacgtatgtattatggatgccgactgtcaatgaaaaaaatatgggagacttcattgaaatggagggtctgggggtcctccaccagaaagttttgcatttcttagatgtaatttccttcattttaacgtcccgtgtcccatttcagcacgataacggaacccatacttttatctctaaattccgaaaaacgactCTGTATTTCAAGGGTCTTgtcgggggccagaaccttgctgtccagggccgccatttgaataccCTGGTGTGCAGTAGCCTCTATAGAGTAATGCAGCTGGAGCTTCCAcatggaagtgaaagcccaactaggaaactccaactcccattgtcattgtgacacagcactccacagcacacaagtgttcactgcacactgcacacaatgaaattgcatgtaagCCTCACCccagcaagggggcagcccccaatggcgccccaagggagtggtgtggtgggacgctaccatgctcatggtacctcagtcatggaggaagatgggggagagcactggttaattactccccccaccaacctggcaggtcgggagtcgaaccggcaacctttgggctacaagtctgacgcccctaACCACTAACCTATGACTgccctaaataataataataataattgtatttgtatagcactgtatcaaacaaggcatgcaactcaaagtccttaacaaaatgggaaaatacatcattgttagagatggatttaaaaggagaggtagagaggagaggcagaaatagcaggaaggcagaggaagaagagatagatagagactgtacagtcataaggtcaacgtaggttaggaccaggattcttagaggcgtaaggtccatagtggctgggtacATGTAGCATCTACAGAGTTCCACATGacccctgccacccccccccccccccccccccccccccccacccctcccccccccccccccccccccccacacacacacacacacctgaggaccTGCCCCCACCGAattgtctgtgcacaccactgtatgtatattatatgaaaggtaaatgaaaaaaaaaattaaaagtcaATATCTGAAACAAAAGGGAGGAAATAACTTGATATCACACACTATCACTCATTCCTTTTGTAATGCAGATAGGAACAAacaaataatgaaacaaaaaatgCATGTAGGCTGTATATTCATTTAGACATAAACCTTTAAAAAGGTATGTAGCATATATCCATTTACTTTCTTGCTTTGAAACAGAATGTGCCGTGAATGTGCAGTGTCCCAAATGCATTTTTGCTCACTGCTATTATtctgagcacaactgtatgtactgtatgtaggaacactcctgccaatttcaatatggtgttgtattgctcacactacccttgacttgtcagtacccagtgacgccgcagtttttggctcagccctttccgagatatgagctattctaatgggggcaacttttgtttacatttcaaaaaaacatttttgtttattcCCAAAAtaatccaaaaggttatgcaacatcagcagacagctagcaaacagtgatgcttttagggaaaatatttggagttcaATGTTgatttgttgatttaaaaaaaaatgtaaacaaaagttgcccccattagaatggctcatatctcggaaagggctgagccaaaaactgcggcgtcactgggtactgacaagtcaagggtagtgtgagcaatacaacatcatattgaaattggcaggagtgttcctttaatgaaaaaaaaaacactcaaacaacacctaccacagcagacagattaatgtttacagcatgcaaacactgttcatatttggtaggcctactaaagcgacaggtggagaggagaagcggctGGAGGAAAGTCTGAAATCGTCTGACAATCAAACGCTGTGGTGACGACATGCATACACCCACCAACTCCCAACTCTGAGAATAGATTAATGGCAGTATTTTCTTTATCGctcgacaagagtctcacattatcgcagcacgttaacgccgataaccgCACAGCACTAGATACAATATATTAGTGTGTTACTGTACCTTTAAGACCAGCCCGTGTGTcccttgcagcagcagcagcagcaggagtaggtGCAGCAGTCTGTTACCCTTTAGTGTGTcccttgcagcagcagcagcaggagtaggtGCAGCAGTCTGTGGTCGCCCTCCTCTTATAccttgcaggggttcccaaccttttacaacgtggggcccactcaaaattatcacaaatgttcagggcccacctctgacccaattacgaatgaaactcaaataaatcaagagCAACACAcgccaaaatgtgattataatttttggaaaattatttcaaggcccacttggaataccttcagggcccaccattgggccccggcccataggttgaaaatcactgccttAGGACTTATGTAAAGAGTTTTAGGGTGACGTGAAGTTCGAGGACGCTGGTCAAATGTATTTTTTACAGAAACATGTGTGTCAGCTAACAGTGTTGTGGGAAAGTTAAAATCTGTTACAGGagatgcacccacacccacacatactgtaaacacaggcatgcacacatgcacgcacatacacatttttaatacttttatttggatctcatcagaaAGACAAATTACAGATCCAAAAATTGCAGGACACAAATTTCATAGCAGTGACTGATGATCAGAACCATCATGTCGTAACATTACACTGATGTTGAATAATAGGCCTGGGTCAGAATGGACATAATCACTTTTAGGCTTCTTAGGGGTGAAGATGGCGCCTCCTCCGCCAGATTACTAAACTACTAATTATTGCAGAGATTGAACAGTATTTAGCGAGGTGTTTTTTAATTgtccttatacatgggttctaattttttgttttcctttgactgcgcaaaactaacttcgcacaactcaacctctgattgttggaaattgctgtctgtcaaaaaaaatagctaacgtggttggctgcaagcccctcctcataacatcgtgttgataaacactcggAAACCCATGTATTAAGTCCTCAgagctctctctccacccccccccgccccacacacacacacacacacgtgtgtttgtatcagggcttcgaaccggttcaaggaacgaaaacgaaaaccaggaactttttgtattttacagggaacagaaacgaaaccggaaacattattattttttatgttctggaacgggaacacttatgtaaaaataatggtaaccggttaataccggttaataccgttccttaaactaaaaaaaaagtaattattttcctgcgcacgttaccatgacggctgaggttcacgtcttgtgtgacatcagacattctctgactgaatggagagagagctgtagattacaaagtcttcactccacatcttaattaagagaaaccactgtcatacaaaaggacagagtttgcattgcattattgtaagacattgcagggaagcgcgtgtaaagcgcaccgacaatgtttcggcgttattgggcatccatggccgcttcaaatatgcacaaactcacaatgtccatcatcgtgctccccgtgacccaagtcagcgtagagcgcacattttcataattgaggtttattctctgcttctccgcttaggtcgtccctgaatgacaaaattctggaggatattcttttcatccgcttgaataagcagttttgaatgtaggctgactcatttgcacttccgtctttcttggttaacatcagttaggcctattgggagtaatcagctgacaggaacgaaattaaccgttccgggaacaatattttttggttctaaccggttcgggaacgtcaatttattggtggaactcaaaaccggaaacgttataattccgtttctgttcggaacggaacgtttggaaaaaaataacggttcaaagccctggtttgtatgcattcacacacacacacacatgcgcgcaagtcAGAGACGCCACTGTGCTCGCCCTCCTTTCCTTATctcccccttgtgtgtgtgtgtgtgtgtgtgtgcaggtgtgtgtactgtatgtgtgtaggtgtgtgtatgtgtgtgtgcgcacgcacacgtgtgttttGAGTAACAGGTGTTTACTTTCTCACAAGATTGTTAGCTGCTGACACACATGATGTTTCTGGAAAAATACACTTGATAAGCGTCCCTGACCTGGTCTTAACGTCAcccttaaagaaacactatgcaactttttcatagtcatgaaatggcttggaactcggggttttgcttgactgacccgttatggcgaaaatgggaatatttccatcaccatctggtggttctgctccgaaacagcacttgcagttttgcctggaggcgccgcgccctttgttgttgtggaatttgtggccgctaggggcgtctagatttctatggtgtatgagtggaacgaatgagagacccattccccttcgtttgctaactaagcagcagcagctcgctgaaagctggctacttgcTAGCttattgtaaaatatcacgctggcatgcagtgaaaacaacgaatgggactgcaaataaatcacgagctaactgagatgaaaggtttggacaggcaaataaatcgcttatgtgaacattggaaaagggcttcaaaacggagagacccgaacgccaaaagagcaaatatgtgtattgtatcactcattcactgcactgggatatatgcattagcattctcaaagtccacgccacctcgttttagtttacaaagctacacaaatgtatacgagttgaaatctgatggcgcacattttacttgatgtcaaaggacacaatcagtcgagcgaggctaaaaatggtgttgccgatcaagaggaaacaaaacgtgatctctagccggcttatgggtgtccactttcactttcaacaccacatgataaaaacgcgtcttgtcacctcgacttggaaatcaaatctttattattacaacaaaataagcaatagccttttgtctcctcgttctcctaatgtacaggtactatatagttactggaaatgtgaaataaagacggggatatctgccgggaacaagtggatcaaataatagtattcatctgaaggaagtgcaaacgtgattgcagttgtgtgaagtgaatagacaAAGCCGCGAACTCATAAGTaagggggagaatcgctgataaagccccttagaagtggagagagctgaatgcaaggaagggaatctggctaattacagaagacgaagaaatttaattcgcacattaTCTCGAAGCCAacgtctgtctaatttagttcaatgcacattttcggcagaaccactagaggccgccataaagttgtttacatcggtgtgtttatgtcaaagttgcattggaTATCTTTAAGTCCTTACATGATTCTAGGGTTAtgctgtgtgtgtccacatgcatgcatgtgtgtgtatgtgcttctgcGCGTTTAagggcatgtgtgtctgtgtgtgtgtgcgttcttggtAACATATTATGATGGTTTGACATATAGGCAACATATGTTTTCTTTACATACTGTATAGACTCTTTCAAAGGGAGGTACCGCcaatggcagtgttgccagattgggctgtttcccgcccaattgggctgcttaggatggcagtgtgagggtaaaaatggcatttagtagaaaaacccgcccaatttttgccatagaaatcaatagaattgcgcaggattttgtgcttctaggcgggttttgagtattttttgggctggaaatcatcggcatcatctggcaaccctgaccaacggcgcggacatccaatgtaagtccacagaacgtgtccgacACTGTtcgaatacatgaaaacaaaccaTGCCTTGCATACAGGGTCGCTATGTAAGCGCGGCACATGTCCGCATTGCCCCTTGCAAATATAACTCAggtctattttcctgcacggacgtccgcgttcattgtgcaggctccattcaaaatgaatggctgctgcccgcggatagaacctGGACGTtggctgtgcagtgtgcaaggcagcccgcgaacctctcggactcgcactgctcatggAGAAGTTAAGGAAATGTGCATGTACCGTCCTGCACAGAGTTGTcaccacattcacaaacacactctaccctggattTGGGTTAAATCCTACATCAGTGAGGCTGTCGAGAGGCCCATATAGGTAAACAATGCTCCCGTGGGGcagtaggcgcacacacacacataaacacacacacacataggcacaaacacactggcatgcacacacacacacaccctgtgtgcatgtaccgtaacggcagcgcagagtcacaattatgttgaaaacagTTATTTTGTCACTAAAAatgtggctatgtctcaaatgacacttttgtcagtgcactgcacAGTACTCACAGTGCACTGAGgactttagtgcatagtgtcatgaAAAAATTGACCACTATGctctgtgccctcgctggaagtgacggctgagcatggcattagctcgccaaaatatgagttggctactgtttacaatgcacagcgtctggtgcttacATTTCactaaccccaaatccgagttcaAGTCGGTGAGCTGCGCTATTTGAAGACACAGATCTgttccatcagtcttgctaacctgaaactcagctgagttgccgcGGTAATTTATACTCCAACTCAAACCTGGTacctcccaggtttaacaccaaGCTAAATTAATCAgtgttacaaaaaaaaagaacctgtGGGAAGCAATGTCACAACCGGCACGTTCCGCTTCATTCCCGCCATCATGTTACGAGATCAAAGTGAACCAGTCTcactattttaatagtctatggtgTGATAAGGTACGGCGACGTATTGCTGCCAGGCACGTAAATAAAGTTTGACCCAGTAAAATGTAATAACGTGAAATGTTTTACGTTATAACGTGGTAtttatgggtgagcggttagggcgtcagacttgcatcccagaggttgccggttcgactcccgacccgccaggttggtggggggagtaatcaaccagtgctctcccccatcctcctccatgattgaggtaccctgagcatggtaccgtcccaccgcactgctctccaaggggcgccactgagggctgcccccttgcatggctgaggcataaatgcaatttcgttgtgtgcagtgtgcagtgttcacttgtgtgctgtggagtgctgtgtcacaatgacaatgggagtgtatTGTGTGGTAATTTGTAACATTCAATGTTGGAAAAACTGAAGAACAAATGGGCATTGCTGTGAATGATGATGAAAACAACAACCAGGAGACGTCCACCGGAAGACAGAAAAGACATTATGCACCGCATAACAAATCTGcagaaaagaagacaagaaaagTGGAGGGGATGGATTCACGAAGGCAAACAAGTCAGAAAACGCAAAGGAGGAGGGACAAGGACCCTTGATGTACCCAAAGAATCAAAGAAGGCGGGCATACTGCAGTATGCCAAAGACCTTTTCTTCCCAGATGGAAAAAATAAGCTTGGAAAGTTTGAAACATTTAGCCATGACATAGTAGATTATCAGGAAGAAGCTATTTTTGGTGATGCTATTACAGTTGGGGAACTctacagcagcggttcccaacctatgggtcgggacccaaattatgggtcgccaaagatccacagggggtcgcggagccctcttgatttcaaggggtttcatttgaaatatatatagcccatgttgaataaattacaaagcatttaactaataaatgcatagaagcaacaaattgtaagagctacattaaacatttattctatatttgaccaaagactaattgaggaataaaataactagaattagttttcacaggaaacagagggcattttgtgactccgtctcgtgtgggcgctcgcgtggttgggtcaccaaa is part of the Engraulis encrasicolus isolate BLACKSEA-1 unplaced genomic scaffold, IST_EnEncr_1.0 scaffold_131_np1212, whole genome shotgun sequence genome and encodes:
- the LOC134442235 gene encoding complement C1q tumor necrosis factor-related protein 3-like; protein product: MRAAISLLVLLFSMCGVQCGELDVSAELKELRDMVVELRGTLKYTQNEVKVLEAENAAAKTKVAFSVGLGKGFTQAGSDHMNLVFSRVITNVGEAYSSETGFFTAPVSGVYYFRFTVRDDPYSSAMHIMLNKNGERLVWLWDYDTDGRPNYLSSGLTVQLEQGDAVNMMIPAGYRLWDDADGNESTFSGFLLFRL